One Neovison vison isolate M4711 chromosome 2, ASM_NN_V1, whole genome shotgun sequence genomic window carries:
- the PWWP2B gene encoding PWWP domain-containing protein 2B isoform X1: MGKSRMLTRCRLGRFLTTWMFSCCSVGCWGIRCCDPPSTRPPGWPSALGGALPTDFQQRPGPLRSGLFGLPPLAPLPQPEDPPVNGCNGPAPPEQDGEAMQLGTGPPPAPCGDQAPETTGPKPPPPFVPPFPPYFEGAPFPPPLWLRSTYRQWVPQPPPRTIKRTRRRLSRNREPGRLALSPICLRPRRVLCEKCKSTLSPPEAGPGPPAAPQPRRRAGSGPGPDTEPRKLADPEGGGDGATRRSKREKREEGEARVPRSPAIKISYSTPQGTGEVVEIPSRVHGSLEPFCPSQAPHGGGQDPAGPPASIPKLKLTRPGPPGTGLPPPKIRLKPRPRGAGEREPVYRAELVEALNGHGRGPRAGSPALLGHGSAGRGPVDSSSGSSGEDEDFKPCAQAPRGREGLAFLAACPGRGPGCAGESVWSSDSPDESRSSSSEVTFPDTCDLSSGDGASVRPSSKDARQTVPPLTVRLHTQSVSKCVTGDGRTVAVGDIVWGKIHGFPWWPARVLDLSLSQKEDGEPSWQEAKVSWFGSPTTSFLSTSKLSPFSEFFKLRFNRKKKGMYRKAITEAANAAQHVAPEIRELLTQFET, from the exons ATGGGAAAGTCACGCATGCTCACTCGCTGCCGTTTGGGCCGTTTTCTCACTACTTGGATGTTTTCCTGCTGCAGCGTGGGTTGCTGGGGAATTAGATGCTGCGACCCTCCCAGCACAAGGCCTCCGGGCTGGCCCTCGGCTCTGGGAGGGGCTCTGCCCACTGACTTTCAACAACGACCCGGCCCTCTCAG GTCCGGCCTCTTTGGCCTGCCCCCGTTGGCTCCGCTGCCACAGCCCGAGGACCCCCCTGTCAACGGCTGCAACGGCCCGGCCCCCCCAGAGCAGGACGGAGAGGCAATGCAGCTGGGGACGGGCCCTCCGCCGGCACCCTGCGGGGACCAGGCCCCCGAGACCACGGGCCCCAAGCCACCCCCGCCTTTCGTGCCACCGTTCCCGCCGTACTTTGAGGgagcccccttccctcccccactctggctGAGAAGCACCTACCGGCAGTGGGTCCCGCAGCCGCCGCCCCGGACCATCAAGAGGACCCGCCGGCGCCTGTCCCGGAACCGAGAGCCCGGCCGGCTGGCCCTGAGCCCCATCTGTCTGCGGCCGCGCCGCGTGCTCTGTGAGAAGTGCAAGAGCACCCTGAGCCCCCCCGAGGCCGGCCCCGGCCCCCCAGCGGCCCCTCAGCCGCGCCGCAGGGCGGGCAGCGGCCCCGGCCCCGACACAGAACCCCGCAAGCTCGCGGACCCTGAGGGCGGAGGGGACGGCGCCACGAggaggagcaagagagagaagcgGGAGGAGGGCGAGGCCCGGGTGCCCCGGAGCCCGGCCATCAAGATCTCCTACAGCACGCCGCAGGGCACGGGCGAGGTGGTGGAGATCCCCTCCCGCGTGCACGGATCCCTGGagcccttctgcccctcccaggccCCACACGGGGGCGGCCAGGACCCCGCTGGGCCCCCCGCCTCCATCCCCAAGCTAAAGCTGACGCGTCCCGGGCCCCCTGGCACCGGCCTGCCACCCCCCAAGATCCGCTTGAAGCCCCGGCCCCGGGGGGCTGGGGAGCGGGAGCCCGTGTACAGGGCCGAGCTGGTGGAGGCGCTCAACGGCCACGGGCGGGGCCCCCGGGCCGGATCCCCGGCTCTCCTCGGCCACGGCTCTGCCGGTCGTGGGCCCGTGGACTCTTCTTCCGGAAGCTCCGGCGAGGACGAGGACTTCAAGCCGTGCGCCCAGGCTCCGCGCGGGCGAGAGGGCCTGGCTTTCCTTGCCGCCTGCCCCGGGAGGGGGCCAGGGTGCGCCGGCGAGTCGGTGTGGAGCAGCGACAGTCCGGACGAGTCCAGATCGTCCAGCTCGGAAGTCACGTTCCCAGACACGTGTGACCTCTCGTCTGGCGACGGCGCGTCGGTGCGGCCCTCGTCCAAGGACGCGAGGCAGACGGTCCCGCCGCTCACGGTCAGGCTGCACACACAGAGCGTCTCCAAGTGCGTTACCGGGGACGGAAGGACGGTGGCCGTGGGGGACATCGTGTGGGGTAAGATTCACGGTTTCCCCTGGTGGCCGGCGCGTGTGCTGGACCTCAGTCTGAGCCAGAAGGAGGACGGGGAGCCCTCCTGGCAAGAAGCCAAGGTCTCGTGGTTTGGTTCCCCAACGACATCGTTCTTGTCAACTTCAAAACTCTCCCCGTTCTCGGAGTTTTTCAAATTGCGATTTAACCGTAAGAAGAAGGGAATGTACCGGAAGGCCATCACGGAGGCCGCCAACGCTGCGCAGCACGTGGCCCCGGAAATAAGGGAGCTCTTGACCCAGTTTGAGACCTAG
- the PWWP2B gene encoding PWWP domain-containing protein 2B isoform X2 has protein sequence MEPRAGCRLPVRVEQVVNGALLVTVSCGGRSFAGILLDCTKKSGLFGLPPLAPLPQPEDPPVNGCNGPAPPEQDGEAMQLGTGPPPAPCGDQAPETTGPKPPPPFVPPFPPYFEGAPFPPPLWLRSTYRQWVPQPPPRTIKRTRRRLSRNREPGRLALSPICLRPRRVLCEKCKSTLSPPEAGPGPPAAPQPRRRAGSGPGPDTEPRKLADPEGGGDGATRRSKREKREEGEARVPRSPAIKISYSTPQGTGEVVEIPSRVHGSLEPFCPSQAPHGGGQDPAGPPASIPKLKLTRPGPPGTGLPPPKIRLKPRPRGAGEREPVYRAELVEALNGHGRGPRAGSPALLGHGSAGRGPVDSSSGSSGEDEDFKPCAQAPRGREGLAFLAACPGRGPGCAGESVWSSDSPDESRSSSSEVTFPDTCDLSSGDGASVRPSSKDARQTVPPLTVRLHTQSVSKCVTGDGRTVAVGDIVWGKIHGFPWWPARVLDLSLSQKEDGEPSWQEAKVSWFGSPTTSFLSTSKLSPFSEFFKLRFNRKKKGMYRKAITEAANAAQHVAPEIRELLTQFET, from the coding sequence GTCCGGCCTCTTTGGCCTGCCCCCGTTGGCTCCGCTGCCACAGCCCGAGGACCCCCCTGTCAACGGCTGCAACGGCCCGGCCCCCCCAGAGCAGGACGGAGAGGCAATGCAGCTGGGGACGGGCCCTCCGCCGGCACCCTGCGGGGACCAGGCCCCCGAGACCACGGGCCCCAAGCCACCCCCGCCTTTCGTGCCACCGTTCCCGCCGTACTTTGAGGgagcccccttccctcccccactctggctGAGAAGCACCTACCGGCAGTGGGTCCCGCAGCCGCCGCCCCGGACCATCAAGAGGACCCGCCGGCGCCTGTCCCGGAACCGAGAGCCCGGCCGGCTGGCCCTGAGCCCCATCTGTCTGCGGCCGCGCCGCGTGCTCTGTGAGAAGTGCAAGAGCACCCTGAGCCCCCCCGAGGCCGGCCCCGGCCCCCCAGCGGCCCCTCAGCCGCGCCGCAGGGCGGGCAGCGGCCCCGGCCCCGACACAGAACCCCGCAAGCTCGCGGACCCTGAGGGCGGAGGGGACGGCGCCACGAggaggagcaagagagagaagcgGGAGGAGGGCGAGGCCCGGGTGCCCCGGAGCCCGGCCATCAAGATCTCCTACAGCACGCCGCAGGGCACGGGCGAGGTGGTGGAGATCCCCTCCCGCGTGCACGGATCCCTGGagcccttctgcccctcccaggccCCACACGGGGGCGGCCAGGACCCCGCTGGGCCCCCCGCCTCCATCCCCAAGCTAAAGCTGACGCGTCCCGGGCCCCCTGGCACCGGCCTGCCACCCCCCAAGATCCGCTTGAAGCCCCGGCCCCGGGGGGCTGGGGAGCGGGAGCCCGTGTACAGGGCCGAGCTGGTGGAGGCGCTCAACGGCCACGGGCGGGGCCCCCGGGCCGGATCCCCGGCTCTCCTCGGCCACGGCTCTGCCGGTCGTGGGCCCGTGGACTCTTCTTCCGGAAGCTCCGGCGAGGACGAGGACTTCAAGCCGTGCGCCCAGGCTCCGCGCGGGCGAGAGGGCCTGGCTTTCCTTGCCGCCTGCCCCGGGAGGGGGCCAGGGTGCGCCGGCGAGTCGGTGTGGAGCAGCGACAGTCCGGACGAGTCCAGATCGTCCAGCTCGGAAGTCACGTTCCCAGACACGTGTGACCTCTCGTCTGGCGACGGCGCGTCGGTGCGGCCCTCGTCCAAGGACGCGAGGCAGACGGTCCCGCCGCTCACGGTCAGGCTGCACACACAGAGCGTCTCCAAGTGCGTTACCGGGGACGGAAGGACGGTGGCCGTGGGGGACATCGTGTGGGGTAAGATTCACGGTTTCCCCTGGTGGCCGGCGCGTGTGCTGGACCTCAGTCTGAGCCAGAAGGAGGACGGGGAGCCCTCCTGGCAAGAAGCCAAGGTCTCGTGGTTTGGTTCCCCAACGACATCGTTCTTGTCAACTTCAAAACTCTCCCCGTTCTCGGAGTTTTTCAAATTGCGATTTAACCGTAAGAAGAAGGGAATGTACCGGAAGGCCATCACGGAGGCCGCCAACGCTGCGCAGCACGTGGCCCCGGAAATAAGGGAGCTCTTGACCCAGTTTGAGACCTAG
- the PWWP2B gene encoding PWWP domain-containing protein 2B isoform X3 — translation MQLGTGPPPAPCGDQAPETTGPKPPPPFVPPFPPYFEGAPFPPPLWLRSTYRQWVPQPPPRTIKRTRRRLSRNREPGRLALSPICLRPRRVLCEKCKSTLSPPEAGPGPPAAPQPRRRAGSGPGPDTEPRKLADPEGGGDGATRRSKREKREEGEARVPRSPAIKISYSTPQGTGEVVEIPSRVHGSLEPFCPSQAPHGGGQDPAGPPASIPKLKLTRPGPPGTGLPPPKIRLKPRPRGAGEREPVYRAELVEALNGHGRGPRAGSPALLGHGSAGRGPVDSSSGSSGEDEDFKPCAQAPRGREGLAFLAACPGRGPGCAGESVWSSDSPDESRSSSSEVTFPDTCDLSSGDGASVRPSSKDARQTVPPLTVRLHTQSVSKCVTGDGRTVAVGDIVWGKIHGFPWWPARVLDLSLSQKEDGEPSWQEAKVSWFGSPTTSFLSTSKLSPFSEFFKLRFNRKKKGMYRKAITEAANAAQHVAPEIRELLTQFET, via the coding sequence ATGCAGCTGGGGACGGGCCCTCCGCCGGCACCCTGCGGGGACCAGGCCCCCGAGACCACGGGCCCCAAGCCACCCCCGCCTTTCGTGCCACCGTTCCCGCCGTACTTTGAGGgagcccccttccctcccccactctggctGAGAAGCACCTACCGGCAGTGGGTCCCGCAGCCGCCGCCCCGGACCATCAAGAGGACCCGCCGGCGCCTGTCCCGGAACCGAGAGCCCGGCCGGCTGGCCCTGAGCCCCATCTGTCTGCGGCCGCGCCGCGTGCTCTGTGAGAAGTGCAAGAGCACCCTGAGCCCCCCCGAGGCCGGCCCCGGCCCCCCAGCGGCCCCTCAGCCGCGCCGCAGGGCGGGCAGCGGCCCCGGCCCCGACACAGAACCCCGCAAGCTCGCGGACCCTGAGGGCGGAGGGGACGGCGCCACGAggaggagcaagagagagaagcgGGAGGAGGGCGAGGCCCGGGTGCCCCGGAGCCCGGCCATCAAGATCTCCTACAGCACGCCGCAGGGCACGGGCGAGGTGGTGGAGATCCCCTCCCGCGTGCACGGATCCCTGGagcccttctgcccctcccaggccCCACACGGGGGCGGCCAGGACCCCGCTGGGCCCCCCGCCTCCATCCCCAAGCTAAAGCTGACGCGTCCCGGGCCCCCTGGCACCGGCCTGCCACCCCCCAAGATCCGCTTGAAGCCCCGGCCCCGGGGGGCTGGGGAGCGGGAGCCCGTGTACAGGGCCGAGCTGGTGGAGGCGCTCAACGGCCACGGGCGGGGCCCCCGGGCCGGATCCCCGGCTCTCCTCGGCCACGGCTCTGCCGGTCGTGGGCCCGTGGACTCTTCTTCCGGAAGCTCCGGCGAGGACGAGGACTTCAAGCCGTGCGCCCAGGCTCCGCGCGGGCGAGAGGGCCTGGCTTTCCTTGCCGCCTGCCCCGGGAGGGGGCCAGGGTGCGCCGGCGAGTCGGTGTGGAGCAGCGACAGTCCGGACGAGTCCAGATCGTCCAGCTCGGAAGTCACGTTCCCAGACACGTGTGACCTCTCGTCTGGCGACGGCGCGTCGGTGCGGCCCTCGTCCAAGGACGCGAGGCAGACGGTCCCGCCGCTCACGGTCAGGCTGCACACACAGAGCGTCTCCAAGTGCGTTACCGGGGACGGAAGGACGGTGGCCGTGGGGGACATCGTGTGGGGTAAGATTCACGGTTTCCCCTGGTGGCCGGCGCGTGTGCTGGACCTCAGTCTGAGCCAGAAGGAGGACGGGGAGCCCTCCTGGCAAGAAGCCAAGGTCTCGTGGTTTGGTTCCCCAACGACATCGTTCTTGTCAACTTCAAAACTCTCCCCGTTCTCGGAGTTTTTCAAATTGCGATTTAACCGTAAGAAGAAGGGAATGTACCGGAAGGCCATCACGGAGGCCGCCAACGCTGCGCAGCACGTGGCCCCGGAAATAAGGGAGCTCTTGACCCAGTTTGAGACCTAG